A genomic window from Indioceanicola profundi includes:
- a CDS encoding NAD-dependent epimerase/dehydratase family protein translates to MTASQQQKILVTGATGFTGGALARELRRRGHAVRALVRDPASSSGKSLAQAGIELVPGDIRDAKAVAAAAEGCELIYHIAAVFRTAGHPDSYYEDVNVGGTLNVLDAARRHGAGRVVHCSTIGVHGDVEVIPCTEDGPLAPSDIYQRSKLEGEMKAREAFAKDLNGVVFRPAGIYGPGDLRFLKLFKAIHQRRFFMIGNGETLWHPVYIDDLVRGIILCGTVEAALGGVFILAGDRYISLNELTATVAKSVGRPAPRVRIPYWPIHMAAVACETVFKPFGIDPPLHRRRAAFFVKNRAFDISRARDVLGYRPQVSLAEGVQATADWYFANGYLRADQGSAPATGAA, encoded by the coding sequence ATGACCGCATCGCAGCAGCAGAAAATCCTGGTGACCGGGGCGACAGGTTTCACCGGTGGTGCCCTGGCCAGGGAACTGCGACGCCGCGGCCACGCCGTCCGCGCCCTGGTCCGCGACCCCGCCTCCTCCTCCGGAAAGTCCCTCGCGCAGGCAGGGATCGAACTGGTGCCGGGCGATATTCGCGACGCCAAGGCCGTTGCAGCGGCGGCAGAGGGCTGCGAACTGATCTACCATATCGCCGCCGTGTTCCGGACCGCGGGGCACCCCGACAGCTATTATGAGGATGTGAATGTCGGGGGCACACTGAACGTGCTGGACGCGGCGCGGCGTCATGGAGCCGGCCGGGTCGTCCATTGCTCCACCATCGGCGTACATGGTGATGTGGAGGTGATTCCCTGCACCGAGGACGGCCCGCTTGCCCCCTCCGACATTTATCAGCGCAGCAAGCTGGAAGGGGAGATGAAGGCGCGGGAAGCCTTCGCCAAGGACCTCAATGGCGTCGTCTTCCGCCCAGCCGGCATCTACGGTCCCGGCGACCTGCGCTTCCTGAAGCTGTTCAAGGCTATCCATCAGCGCCGGTTCTTCATGATCGGCAACGGAGAAACCTTGTGGCACCCGGTCTATATCGACGATCTGGTGCGCGGAATCATCCTGTGCGGCACGGTGGAGGCGGCGCTGGGCGGCGTCTTCATCCTGGCCGGCGACCGCTATATCAGCCTGAACGAGTTGACGGCGACAGTGGCGAAGTCCGTTGGCCGGCCGGCGCCGCGGGTCCGTATTCCCTACTGGCCCATCCACATGGCCGCGGTGGCGTGCGAGACCGTGTTCAAGCCCTTCGGCATCGACCCGCCGCTGCACCGCCGGCGCGCCGCCTTCTTCGTCAAGAACCGCGCCTTCGACATCAGCCGCGCCCGCGACGTGCTGGGCTATCGCCCGCAGGTCAGTCTGGCGGAAGGGGTTCAGGCCACGGCGGACTGGTACTTCGCCAACGGCTATCTCCGTGCGGACCAGGGCTCCGCCCCGGCCACCGGCGCGGCCTGA
- a CDS encoding class I SAM-dependent methyltransferase — protein MTNRATGTPDERLPKAAGAGRASHDVEAPDIETSSDAYAGRFRGGVGAWFLEVQAREVLRLLRQAGGGSLPETVLELGGGHAQLAGPLAAAGIRLDVQGSVPACVARLSRIIEAHPDLVSFKAARLTALPFADASYDAVVAVRLMAHVERWRPLLADMARLSRRTILVDFAPDDGFQKLADASFGLKRRVESNTRPFFTHSIREVEAALSGLGFTEITWHRQFILPMAAHRALGRPGLSRTAEVVARTLGLDRLTGGPVLMCASRPR, from the coding sequence ATGACGAACAGGGCAACCGGCACGCCGGATGAGCGCCTGCCGAAGGCGGCCGGAGCAGGGCGGGCCAGCCACGATGTGGAAGCGCCCGACATCGAAACCTCCAGCGATGCCTATGCCGGCCGATTCCGCGGCGGGGTCGGCGCTTGGTTCCTGGAGGTCCAGGCCAGGGAGGTGCTGCGCCTCCTTCGCCAGGCTGGCGGCGGTTCGCTGCCCGAAACGGTTCTGGAACTTGGTGGCGGGCATGCCCAACTGGCCGGACCGCTTGCGGCCGCCGGCATCCGCCTGGACGTGCAGGGCAGCGTTCCGGCCTGCGTCGCCCGACTGAGCCGGATCATAGAAGCCCACCCGGATCTGGTGAGCTTCAAGGCCGCGCGACTGACCGCCCTGCCCTTCGCCGACGCATCCTACGATGCCGTGGTCGCCGTGCGGCTGATGGCGCATGTGGAACGCTGGCGTCCGCTGCTGGCTGACATGGCCCGCCTCTCCCGCCGGACGATCCTTGTGGATTTCGCGCCCGACGACGGATTCCAGAAGTTGGCGGACGCCAGCTTCGGGCTGAAGCGGCGGGTGGAGAGCAACACACGCCCCTTCTTTACCCACTCCATCCGGGAGGTCGAAGCGGCGTTGTCCGGCCTCGGCTTCACCGAAATCACATGGCACCGCCAGTTCATCCTGCCCATGGCCGCCCACCGGGCGCTGGGCAGGCCCGGCCTGTCCCGGACGGCGGAAGTGGTGGCCCGCACCCTTGGCCTGGATCGCCTGACGGGCGGCCCGGTGCTGATGTGCGCCAGCCGCCCCCGATGA
- a CDS encoding glycosyltransferase family 4 protein, with protein sequence MTAASPPRVLMIAPQTFFTMAGTPINVRFMCRALGQLGYHVDLLTLPGGQDVQEPGLSIHRTVRLPVGTVPVGFSMAKALYNPVLMTHASAMLARRRYTAVHAVEESAFWAIPLARLYDVPAICDLDSDLPGLLAAGSGAGRRLAGLARFLRRRALRGSAAIAAVVRPLADLAREESPGVPVFEIADIPLDGAFDAPAPEAVQALRQRLDLTGSEVIAYTGNFDQRQGVEVLVEAMALLAPRRPNARLLLVGGHEGEVTAMRAHAASLGVENLVRFAGRQPPEQMSLYMGAADVLASPRLEPLITPLKIFTYMASGRPIVATDLPTHTRVIDGNSAFLGEPTAKGLADALETALQDPGRAAERAAAACALVQEKHSFARFKQEMAQLYATATGQRAPEWATAPLNG encoded by the coding sequence ATGACAGCCGCCTCTCCGCCGCGCGTTCTGATGATCGCGCCACAGACCTTCTTTACCATGGCGGGAACGCCGATCAATGTGCGTTTCATGTGCCGCGCGTTGGGCCAACTCGGCTACCATGTGGATCTGCTGACCTTGCCCGGCGGGCAGGATGTGCAGGAGCCTGGGCTGAGCATCCACCGTACAGTCCGCCTGCCGGTGGGAACGGTCCCCGTGGGCTTCTCCATGGCAAAGGCCCTGTACAATCCCGTTCTGATGACCCATGCGTCCGCCATGCTGGCGCGCCGCCGCTACACGGCTGTTCACGCGGTGGAGGAATCGGCGTTCTGGGCCATTCCCCTGGCCCGGCTCTATGACGTGCCCGCCATCTGCGACCTGGACTCCGATCTGCCCGGCCTGCTCGCCGCCGGTTCGGGCGCCGGCCGCAGGCTGGCCGGTCTGGCAAGGTTCCTGCGCCGCCGGGCGCTGAGAGGGTCCGCCGCCATCGCCGCGGTGGTTCGCCCGCTGGCTGATCTGGCGCGGGAGGAAAGCCCCGGCGTGCCCGTATTCGAGATCGCCGACATCCCGCTGGACGGGGCTTTCGACGCCCCGGCGCCAGAGGCAGTGCAGGCATTACGGCAGCGGCTGGACCTGACCGGGTCGGAGGTCATCGCCTATACCGGCAACTTCGATCAACGCCAGGGGGTCGAGGTGCTTGTTGAGGCGATGGCCCTGCTTGCTCCCCGCCGGCCCAATGCACGCCTGCTGCTGGTCGGCGGACATGAGGGGGAGGTGACGGCCATGCGCGCGCATGCCGCCAGCCTGGGCGTGGAAAATCTGGTGCGTTTCGCCGGCCGCCAGCCGCCGGAGCAGATGTCCCTCTATATGGGAGCGGCCGACGTGCTGGCCAGCCCGCGGCTGGAACCGCTGATCACGCCGCTGAAGATCTTCACCTACATGGCCAGCGGACGGCCGATCGTGGCGACGGACCTTCCCACCCACACCCGCGTTATCGATGGAAACAGCGCCTTCCTGGGCGAGCCGACGGCGAAAGGGCTAGCCGACGCGCTTGAGACGGCGCTGCAGGACCCGGGCCGGGCTGCGGAGCGCGCCGCAGCCGCCTGTGCCCTCGTGCAGGAGAAGCACAGCTTCGCCCGGTTCAAACAGGAGATGGCGCAGCTCTACGCCACGGCCACCGGACAACGTGCGCCCGAGTGGGCAACGGCGCCGTTGAACGGCTGA
- a CDS encoding sensor histidine kinase, translated as MHGDALPTPPGSADEVIDDLRRQLARQDLRIQELQHRALSGSQAVARQLGSLLSELRDPAARAVLEEARSRVEALGDIHRTLAPRPAAEYVEMRASLGDLCAALSRALDANGRDITLRLTVTGPALPARIAVPICLIANELVGNALRFAFRGRTRGTVSVVLRTAGDRVMFSVSDDGVGISERTLRRDDTGLWLVRQLASELGAILDLNRDDGTSISVLIPLSEGA; from the coding sequence ATGCATGGTGACGCGCTGCCGACCCCGCCTGGTTCGGCCGACGAGGTGATTGATGATTTGCGCCGCCAGCTCGCACGGCAGGATCTGCGGATACAGGAACTCCAGCACAGGGCGCTAAGCGGGAGTCAGGCTGTCGCGCGGCAGCTGGGGAGCCTGTTGTCGGAGTTGCGCGACCCCGCAGCCCGCGCGGTCCTTGAGGAAGCGCGGAGCAGGGTGGAAGCCCTGGGCGACATACACCGCACATTGGCTCCCCGTCCTGCCGCGGAATATGTCGAGATGCGCGCCAGCCTGGGCGACCTCTGTGCCGCCCTCTCCAGGGCTCTGGATGCCAATGGACGGGATATCACGCTCAGGCTAACTGTCACCGGTCCGGCATTGCCGGCGCGGATCGCCGTCCCGATCTGCCTGATCGCGAATGAGCTGGTCGGGAATGCGTTGCGCTTCGCGTTCCGTGGGCGCACGCGAGGCACCGTCTCCGTTGTTCTGCGCACCGCCGGGGACAGGGTGATGTTCAGCGTATCCGACGACGGCGTCGGCATTTCGGAGCGTACCCTGCGACGGGATGACACAGGCCTGTGGCTGGTGCGGCAGCTCGCATCCGAACTTGGTGCGATTTTAGACCTGAATCGGGACGATGGAACGAGCATTTCCGTCCTTATCCCGCTGTCCGAAGGCGCGTGA
- a CDS encoding GDSL-type esterase/lipase family protein yields MFRISLALLFLASAAAILLIVEGSVAEESSGEAQTMSPMAFWGMRTAADLHPGMPEPRLLSFVGAPRGVTVDLSIGTIGAVARIMPFGDSITQGVVNRDLRDTGGYRAPLWQMSLRGGGLVEFVGPEKSALPGPQDPDHAGFGRRTLVWAEEEAPNLLARYRPDVVLLMFGTNDSNEADAENMLARAGTLFDRIASDSPGTLLLVADPPPIRPDAQPHERVAAMDTFRALLPVIIRERAEQGSRIQHVSMAALGVQHVSAPPADNGLHPTPNGYCAMAAGWAAGLAQSGLSTGYLPLPPIDMKGVADITGSAFNDRLVGTAGMNRLRGGRGNDVLIPNGGADELWGGPDADLFVFATADIGTGVSIVHDFNAEEGDRLDLSSISAAYPEPDMIVFRSTEAGTFLAVDPDGMIGEMPPVEIAWFPGASIGPDVVLEQTAVACDPNPETQSASLPH; encoded by the coding sequence TTGTTCCGCATATCTCTGGCGCTTCTGTTCCTGGCGAGCGCGGCTGCCATCCTGCTGATCGTCGAAGGAAGCGTCGCCGAAGAGTCCTCGGGAGAGGCGCAGACCATGTCACCCATGGCCTTCTGGGGCATGCGGACGGCCGCCGACCTGCACCCTGGCATGCCGGAGCCCCGGCTTCTCTCCTTTGTCGGAGCGCCGCGGGGCGTCACTGTCGACCTGTCCATCGGCACCATCGGGGCCGTCGCCCGGATCATGCCTTTCGGCGACAGCATCACGCAGGGCGTTGTAAACCGCGATCTGCGCGATACGGGCGGGTACCGCGCCCCACTCTGGCAGATGTCGTTGCGCGGTGGCGGTCTGGTCGAGTTCGTCGGACCTGAGAAATCAGCGTTGCCCGGCCCGCAGGACCCGGACCACGCCGGCTTCGGACGCCGCACGCTGGTCTGGGCCGAGGAGGAGGCGCCAAATCTGTTGGCACGGTATCGGCCAGATGTGGTTCTGCTGATGTTTGGCACCAACGACAGTAATGAGGCGGACGCCGAGAACATGCTCGCCCGGGCCGGAACGCTGTTCGACCGGATTGCATCGGATTCGCCGGGGACACTTCTCCTTGTGGCCGATCCTCCGCCAATCCGGCCGGATGCGCAACCGCACGAGCGTGTCGCTGCGATGGATACGTTCCGCGCCTTGTTGCCGGTCATCATCCGGGAGCGGGCGGAGCAGGGTAGCCGCATTCAGCACGTCTCCATGGCGGCGTTGGGCGTCCAGCACGTGTCCGCCCCACCCGCCGACAACGGGTTGCACCCGACCCCGAACGGCTATTGCGCCATGGCTGCGGGCTGGGCCGCTGGTCTGGCTCAGAGCGGACTGTCTACCGGGTACCTGCCTCTGCCCCCGATTGATATGAAGGGTGTGGCGGACATCACCGGAAGCGCTTTCAATGACCGGCTGGTCGGAACTGCCGGAATGAATCGTCTGCGCGGTGGACGCGGCAACGATGTCCTGATCCCCAATGGCGGGGCTGACGAGTTGTGGGGTGGACCGGATGCGGATCTATTCGTATTCGCCACTGCCGATATCGGCACGGGCGTTTCAATCGTGCACGACTTCAATGCGGAAGAGGGCGACCGGCTGGACCTCTCGAGCATCAGCGCGGCTTATCCCGAACCGGACATGATCGTCTTCCGCTCGACGGAAGCCGGCACCTTTCTGGCCGTAGATCCGGACGGGATGATCGGGGAAATGCCTCCCGTTGAGATCGCCTGGTTTCCCGGCGCCTCCATCGGGCCCGATGTCGTTCTGGAACAAACCGCTGTCGCATGCGATCCGAATCCGGAGACGCAGTCGGCCAGCCTGCCCCACTGA
- a CDS encoding flagellar hook protein FlgE — translation MSIFSAMNSGVSGLAAQSAKFGAISDNISNSSTVGYKRTGVQFSTLVTTSSTPGSYSAGGVMADLRTEVSRQGIVTSSLSSTDMAISGRGFFVVNTKANGEDSNFQLTRSGSFRVDENGNLRNTAGHYLQGWRLNEQGEVAGGEPSRTSFGTLETVNLSSITGLVKPTSEIDFAANLPANRTGPTGTGGSFSTSVDYFTRLGFTSRVTLEWEPSTASANQWTLRMRDVNGANIGEVNLQFADGSGSVPAGTLETISAGAVPPAAVDAADGSMTITVDGQPITVNFGRTGETGGLTQWGDQYVPTKINKDGAGYAPLERVEVGDDGVMTAVYRNGLRQAVYRIPMADVTNPDGLRRMDGNAFQISRESGDIYLWDAGTGTAGTVNGGALEASNVDIAEELTSIIETQRAYSSNAKIIQTADEMLDEVTRLMR, via the coding sequence ATGAGCATCTTCAGCGCGATGAATTCCGGGGTCAGCGGGCTGGCGGCGCAGAGTGCCAAGTTCGGCGCCATCTCTGACAACATCTCCAACTCATCAACGGTGGGGTACAAGCGAACGGGCGTGCAGTTCTCCACGCTGGTGACGACCAGCAGCACGCCCGGCAGTTACTCCGCCGGCGGCGTCATGGCCGATCTGCGCACCGAGGTGTCGCGCCAGGGCATCGTGACCAGCTCCTTGTCCTCCACGGATATGGCTATTTCCGGCCGCGGCTTCTTCGTCGTGAATACGAAGGCGAACGGGGAGGACAGCAATTTCCAGCTCACCCGCTCCGGCAGCTTCCGCGTCGACGAGAATGGAAATCTGCGGAACACCGCGGGCCATTACCTGCAGGGCTGGCGGCTGAACGAGCAGGGAGAGGTTGCGGGTGGTGAGCCCTCGCGCACCAGCTTCGGGACGCTGGAAACGGTTAATCTGTCCAGCATCACCGGGCTTGTGAAGCCGACGAGCGAGATCGACTTTGCTGCCAATCTCCCCGCCAATCGGACTGGCCCGACCGGAACGGGGGGAAGCTTCTCCACCTCTGTCGACTATTTCACCCGCCTCGGTTTCACAAGCCGGGTCACGCTGGAGTGGGAGCCGTCAACGGCCAGCGCCAACCAGTGGACGCTGCGGATGCGGGACGTGAACGGGGCGAATATCGGCGAGGTGAATCTGCAGTTCGCCGATGGCAGCGGCAGCGTTCCGGCCGGCACGCTGGAGACGATCAGCGCTGGCGCTGTTCCGCCGGCGGCCGTCGATGCGGCGGACGGCAGCATGACCATCACCGTGGACGGCCAGCCGATCACGGTGAATTTCGGGCGCACGGGCGAGACGGGTGGCCTCACCCAGTGGGGTGACCAGTATGTGCCGACCAAGATCAACAAGGACGGCGCCGGCTACGCTCCGCTGGAGCGGGTGGAGGTCGGTGACGATGGCGTCATGACCGCCGTCTATCGTAACGGGCTGCGTCAAGCGGTCTACCGCATTCCCATGGCCGATGTGACCAATCCGGACGGGCTTCGCCGGATGGACGGCAACGCCTTCCAGATCAGCCGCGAGTCCGGCGACATCTATCTCTGGGATGCCGGTACCGGCACGGCCGGAACGGTCAATGGCGGGGCGTTGGAAGCTTCCAACGTCGATATCGCCGAGGAACTGACCAGCATTATTGAGACGCAGCGGGCCTACTCGTCCAACGCCAAGATCATCCAGACCGCAGACGAGATGCTGGACGAGGTCACGCGGCTGATGCGCTGA
- the flgK gene encoding flagellar hook-associated protein FlgK, with amino-acid sequence MTIGLALQTALTGLRANQQRSAILSRNIANATTPGYTRKEAVLASLTVGGEGRGVEVRDIRRSVDTGLAREVRTQTSTQMSLAVRAESLAAYTQAVGQPEEERSLSSALAGLEQAFLRLEELPESPTQQRAVVDAATVLVQRLNAADAKVAEVRQQADADIGDAVAEVNQALKQLEALNRQVAIRTGTGQDATELQDQRDRLLDTISEHIGINYFTRDAGEVVVMTTGGATLLDGRARELEFYHTAVIGSEATYPGGLSGLRIDGIDMAPGSGYPNSVSGGRIEGLFAVRDQLMPQVQRQIDEVASVLADRFQAADSSIAGSGLGDTGLFTDNGSRHYRTPPFDPASPGPAGLAGRIRVNDMVRIDAGGDPALVRTGLHGGGGDVGNTAQIKAFLGVFSETVGFSTGAGLMPSGTIKTFTSAAISQQHMMRASAETDAKAQGLLVETVQASREAREGVNIDEELQELIVLERGYAASAQVIQAAARMLDKLLEI; translated from the coding sequence ATGACCATTGGTCTCGCCCTGCAGACGGCGCTGACCGGGCTGCGTGCGAATCAGCAGCGCTCGGCGATCCTGTCGCGCAACATCGCCAACGCCACCACTCCGGGCTACACCCGCAAAGAGGCCGTGCTCGCCTCCCTCACCGTCGGCGGCGAGGGCAGGGGCGTAGAGGTGCGCGATATCCGCCGCAGTGTCGATACGGGGCTGGCGCGCGAGGTGCGAACCCAGACCAGCACCCAGATGAGCCTAGCGGTCAGGGCGGAGTCGCTGGCCGCCTATACGCAGGCCGTCGGCCAGCCGGAGGAGGAGCGCAGCCTGTCGTCCGCCCTTGCAGGGCTGGAGCAAGCCTTCCTGCGATTGGAGGAGTTGCCCGAGAGCCCGACCCAGCAGCGGGCCGTCGTTGACGCAGCCACGGTTCTCGTCCAGCGGCTGAATGCCGCCGACGCCAAGGTGGCAGAGGTACGGCAGCAGGCAGATGCCGACATCGGCGATGCGGTGGCGGAGGTGAACCAAGCCCTGAAGCAGCTGGAGGCCCTGAACCGTCAGGTGGCAATCCGCACTGGCACCGGGCAGGATGCCACCGAACTGCAGGACCAACGCGACCGTCTGCTGGACACGATCTCGGAGCATATCGGGATCAACTACTTCACCCGAGATGCGGGCGAGGTGGTTGTGATGACCACCGGGGGGGCCACGCTGCTGGATGGGCGGGCGCGGGAACTGGAATTCTATCACACGGCCGTAATCGGGTCGGAGGCCACATATCCCGGCGGTCTTTCCGGCTTGAGAATCGACGGGATAGACATGGCGCCGGGCAGCGGATACCCGAATTCCGTGTCCGGCGGCCGCATCGAGGGGCTGTTCGCGGTACGCGACCAGCTCATGCCGCAGGTTCAGCGGCAGATCGACGAGGTTGCGAGCGTGCTTGCCGACCGGTTCCAGGCCGCCGATTCCAGCATCGCTGGCAGTGGACTCGGCGATACGGGCCTGTTCACCGACAATGGCAGCCGCCACTACCGAACGCCTCCCTTCGATCCTGCCTCTCCCGGGCCGGCTGGTCTGGCCGGGCGAATTCGGGTCAACGATATGGTCCGGATCGACGCTGGCGGCGATCCTGCCCTTGTCCGCACCGGACTGCACGGTGGCGGCGGGGATGTCGGCAATACCGCGCAGATCAAGGCTTTCCTGGGCGTCTTTTCGGAGACGGTCGGGTTCAGCACCGGCGCCGGCCTGATGCCGTCAGGGACGATCAAGACCTTCACCTCCGCCGCAATCAGCCAGCAGCACATGATGCGGGCGAGTGCCGAGACGGATGCCAAGGCGCAAGGCCTGCTCGTCGAGACGGTGCAGGCCAGCCGGGAAGCCCGCGAGGGCGTGAACATCGACGAGGAGCTGCAGGAGTTGATCGTCCTCGAGCGGGGCTATGCCGCGTCCGCCCAGGTGATCCAGGCTGCGGCCCGCATGCTCGACAAGCTGTTGGAGATCTGA
- a CDS encoding flagellin N-terminal helical domain-containing protein has protein sequence MTVPTVSTLSLARQTRNGIRLMQVEMSMRQQELSTGRKIDVAGAIGSRTASLVDLRNARNEIVEYQTSIQTQASRLTTMQKAVEEVRAAVTKVRDLALGVSGSGSGPAAGAIDEAARDALQVVQSMLNTSQSGRFLFAGTRFDQKPVQPQDEVGPSGLSPAQAVAQTISGFPALTDAASVDAMIDGPGGLSAMFNDVDPTDPASFSNTFFHGSTTYVVGRAGNEMPVTYRVTAGDQAIRDLMQGLYMLAAVPDDSVPTGAYKRVAERGWQQLTGALDQLVEMQGVLGLEEEAVDRAERQYEVQKTLVSTQIVRLEEADPQETALRLNTLQTQLEASFAVTSRISTLSLVNFL, from the coding sequence ATGACTGTGCCTACCGTCTCTACCCTGTCGCTGGCGCGGCAGACCCGGAACGGCATCCGTCTGATGCAAGTGGAAATGTCCATGCGTCAGCAGGAGCTGTCCACCGGCCGCAAGATTGATGTCGCCGGCGCCATCGGCAGCCGGACCGCCTCTCTGGTCGATCTGCGCAATGCGCGCAACGAGATCGTCGAATACCAGACCTCCATCCAGACCCAGGCGTCCCGCCTCACCACGATGCAGAAAGCGGTCGAGGAGGTGCGGGCGGCAGTCACCAAGGTCCGCGACCTGGCGCTGGGCGTGTCCGGCTCCGGCAGCGGACCTGCGGCCGGGGCTATCGACGAGGCGGCTCGCGATGCGCTGCAAGTCGTCCAGTCCATGCTGAATACCAGCCAGTCAGGACGTTTCCTGTTCGCTGGCACGCGCTTCGACCAGAAGCCGGTCCAGCCGCAGGACGAGGTGGGGCCGAGCGGGCTGTCGCCGGCCCAGGCCGTCGCACAGACGATCAGCGGCTTTCCCGCTCTCACGGACGCCGCATCGGTCGACGCCATGATCGACGGGCCGGGCGGTCTGTCGGCCATGTTCAACGATGTCGATCCCACCGATCCGGCCAGCTTCTCCAACACTTTCTTCCATGGCTCCACCACCTATGTCGTGGGCCGTGCAGGAAATGAAATGCCCGTGACCTACCGCGTGACCGCCGGTGATCAGGCGATCCGCGACCTGATGCAGGGGCTGTACATGCTTGCGGCCGTGCCGGATGATTCCGTGCCGACGGGCGCTTATAAGCGGGTTGCGGAGCGAGGCTGGCAGCAACTCACCGGGGCCCTGGACCAGCTGGTCGAAATGCAGGGCGTGCTGGGGCTGGAGGAGGAGGCGGTCGACCGCGCCGAACGCCAGTATGAGGTGCAGAAGACCCTCGTCTCCACCCAGATCGTCAGGCTGGAGGAGGCGGACCCTCAGGAAACCGCACTGCGACTGAATACGCTTCAGACCCAGCTCGAGGCGAGCTTCGCCGTGACCAGCCGGATAAGCACCTTGTCGCTGGTCAATTTCCTCTGA
- a CDS encoding response regulator transcription factor → MRVLLIENDQTVAGAVARTIERANLRCEVARELDAEGLLQDGAHGFDDYDAILVGDVTNPDNLIGRLRRTVGQTILTSLLERRCVATTITHLRAGADDVLVKPVNAQEIEARLHAVRRRSHGHSSPELQVGRLTVYLDGRDPAVDGRRLRLSHREHAIFSVLALNVGRVISKEKIYEAVYSLSGSDPLDKVIDVYICKLRKKIAEATNGDRYIETVYGRGYKFEAPEAADDDLPAPRPRPMAMEMAATA, encoded by the coding sequence ATGCGCGTTCTGCTGATTGAGAACGATCAGACTGTCGCCGGAGCCGTCGCCCGCACGATCGAGCGGGCAAACCTGCGTTGCGAGGTCGCCCGGGAATTGGATGCGGAGGGCCTGCTCCAGGACGGAGCGCACGGCTTCGACGATTACGACGCAATCCTTGTCGGAGACGTCACCAACCCGGATAACCTGATCGGCCGGCTGCGCCGGACGGTGGGACAGACGATCCTGACCAGCTTGCTTGAGCGGCGTTGCGTCGCTACGACAATCACCCACCTGCGCGCTGGTGCGGACGATGTGCTGGTGAAGCCGGTGAATGCCCAGGAGATCGAGGCGCGGCTGCACGCTGTCCGTCGGCGCTCCCACGGCCACAGCTCTCCAGAGTTGCAGGTTGGCCGCCTCACCGTCTACCTCGACGGGCGCGACCCGGCGGTGGATGGACGCCGTCTGCGGCTCAGCCATCGGGAGCATGCGATCTTCAGCGTGCTGGCCCTGAATGTCGGCCGGGTAATCTCCAAGGAAAAGATCTACGAGGCCGTGTACAGCCTCTCCGGTTCCGATCCCCTGGACAAAGTGATCGACGTCTACATCTGCAAACTGCGGAAGAAGATCGCCGAAGCCACCAACGGCGATCGCTATATCGAGACCGTCTATGGCCGCGGTTACAAGTTCGAGGCGCCCGAGGCCGCGGATGACGACCTGCCGGCGCCCCGGCCGCGTCCCATGGCCATGGAGATGGCTGCGACGGCATAG